One part of the Engraulis encrasicolus isolate BLACKSEA-1 chromosome 17, IST_EnEncr_1.0, whole genome shotgun sequence genome encodes these proteins:
- the LOC134466964 gene encoding G-protein coupled receptor 183-like, translating to MMVTETSPLVSSSLMDHTNATTSPANHTETPFDPFCTGMLEGTLVWAVISVPCSLVGVIASAWVLSLLLHDLRDIYMINLTAMDLIFNVSVLPAALCFFLWRNEVFLKINDFIYCLSVSGRPLFMVCICVDCFMAVLHPITYRNLTRSRYRQVVCMPVWGFTLVYGLMFIFNPQLFITPYMIVPYILSLPAITFCNLSILHALRKQDPSGKTDVHPQKQRALHTITNSFVMAVVSYLPPLVVNVLMPVLPLTEQQSYCQVGTPFLVGTTLGGTIQPLLYLSHRGHLKNLWGRCGGAPASS from the exons atgatggTGACAGAGACTTCACCTCTGGTATCCTCCAGCCTGATGGACCACACCAATGCTACCACCAGTCCAGCGAACCATACAGAGACCCCCTTTGATCCTTTCTGCACTGGCATGCTGGAGGGGACGCTGGTCTGGGCCGTCATCAGCGTTCCCTGCTCCTTAGTTGGGGTGATCGCCAGCGCCTGGGTCCTCAGTCTGTTGCTCCACGATCTACGTGACATCTACATGATCAACCTGACTGCCATGGACCTGATCTTCAACGTGTCTGTGCTGCCGGCCGCGCTATGCTTCTTCCTGTGGCGAAATGAGGTCTTCCTAAAGATAAATGACTTCATCTACTGCCTCAGCGTGAGTGGACGACCTCTGTTCAtggtgtgcatctgtgtggaCTGCTTCATGGCTGTGCTTCACCCCATAACCTACAGGAACCTCACACGTTCCAG GTACAGGCAGGTGGTGTGCATGCCAGTGTGGGGGTTCACGTTGGTCTATGGCCTCATGTTCATCTTTAATCCACAGCTCTTCATCACACCCTATATGATCGTACCATATATTCTATCTCTTCCGGCCATCACCTTCTGCAATCTGTCCATCCTCCATGCCCTGAGGAAGCAGGATCCTTCTGGCAAGACCGATGTCCACCCACAGAAGCAGAGGGCCCTGCACACCATCACCAACAGTTTCGTCATGGCGGTGGTGTCCTATCTGCCTCCACTGGTGGTTAATGTGCTCATGCCAGTTTTGCCTCTGACTGAACAACAGAGCTATTGCCAG GTGGGCACCCCGTTCCTTGTAGGCACCACTCTGGGCGGCACCAtccagccccttctctacctgaGCCATCGGGGGCACCTGAAGAACCTGTGGGGCAGGTGTGGAGGAGCTCCAGCCTCCTCTTAG